Genomic window (Vitis riparia cultivar Riparia Gloire de Montpellier isolate 1030 chromosome 4, EGFV_Vit.rip_1.0, whole genome shotgun sequence):
TGTCGTATGTCAAAGCTTTGTTCACACGGAGGTAAAATCTAGATAAAATTCGTGATGAAAATCAGAATAggtattgattttaaaaattatttttgacctttttaatattagaataataaaaaaatttaagtattaattagaaatggaaacaattttctcaaaatataaacttcttttttaaatttagaaaacatatttgataaattttcgaTTAAAAATCTatcatttctaaaataaattttaagtgtttttagttttttaaaatattttgaataataacaaaaaaatataattaaatattttaaatattttaaatattattattattattattattattatgttttgaCATTTTTATAAATCACAATCCATGAGCATGAACATAggaggaagatgaagaagagaGTTGCAGACATGGTGGAAAATAAATGTATTATTATCCGTGCAAAATCACTTACAAGTTACatcacaaaaatataaaattattacaaaagaAAGTAAACTACTATAATTCTTTCaccacgttttttttttttttttttccctttaatctACTTGATTGATAATCTCAATTCCTCAAACAAGAAACAGtggataaaaaggaaaacaaagaaaacaattgaCTGACTGTGACTGATGATTGGGGACTGAAGAAAGGAGTTTGATTTGATCATCAGATGTTCAGAAGGTCCATTTCCAGATCTTGATTCTGAGATCAACCTCACACTTGGAGTCAGAAGTTGAAGCAACTGATGGAGATTTACCTTTTGGAACTGCAGCTTGGATGCCATCGCAGGTCACTCTGATGCCCACCTTACTGCTCTTAAACCCTCCCATTTTGATCCTCACCTTCGTGTCCATTTGAAATTCCAGAGGCAACCCACTTTTCTTCTTCAGATCTGATCTCAGGGAAGTCACTGAATCCGCGTCCAGGTCGCGGGAGTGGCTGGAGAGAGTGGGTTTCAGGACTGTGAAGTCCTTGGGGCTGCTGGCGAGTGCTGGGTAGGATCCGTTGGCGAGGATGACGTCGTTCGATGAGATGGAAACAGTGAAGGGGTCGTAGAAAATGGTGATTTTCTTGTTGGGGTTGCGGGCGGCGATGGTGAGGTTGAAGGCGGCGGAGAGATGGCCGGAGGAGGACGCGTCGGCGGAGGAAGCGGAGAGGTTGAATTGAGTTGTCTTGAAGGTGGAGACTGAGAAGGTCGGGCTGTGGGGGCGGTAGAACACCCAAAGCGCCGCGCCGGCCGTGGCGGCCAGGAGGATCAACAGGAGAAGCACGAGAAGAAACCAGAAAAAGCAGCAGCAGCAGATGCTCCGGCACGACCGGCGGGGACGCCGGCGGTGCG
Coding sequences:
- the LOC117912162 gene encoding NDR1/HIN1-like protein 13, with amino-acid sequence MTDRVYPSSKPTTTGAAPGGTTAPAAAPAKSHLYNPTRPTYRPQAHRRRPRRSCRSICCCCFFWFLLVLLLLILLAATAGAALWVFYRPHSPTFSVSTFKTTQFNLSASSADASSSGHLSAAFNLTIAARNPNKKITIFYDPFTVSISSNDVILANGSYPALASSPKDFTVLKPTLSSHSRDLDADSVTSLRSDLKKKSGLPLEFQMDTKVRIKMGGFKSSKVGIRVTCDGIQAAVPKGKSPSVASTSDSKCEVDLRIKIWKWTF